Below is a window of Chryseobacterium arthrosphaerae DNA.
AGTATTGCTGAACCGATCTGAAATGAAAGTATGAAAAGAAACAGTGAAATAACAGCTCCAAGAAGAATCTTTTTATAGTTGAAAAGGATAACGAGGCGGGTAATTTTCATGGCAGTTTTCAGAATACAAATGACTGTTTTTCAAATGTACGAATTTCACTGATTTTATGGTTAAAAAAATAAAAACCGCTTACTGAAAGAAAGCGGTTTCAATTTATCTAAGATCCGATTAGAATATCGCAGGATATTTCTGAGGATTTGTTTCATTAAACATGGCGTAGATCTTTTCTACCATATCATCTGCAGATGGCTTACTGAAGTAGTCACCATCACTTGCATAAGCCGGTCTGTGATCGTTAGCAGCAATCGTCAACGGATCTGAATCCAGGTATCTGAATGCTTTCTGCTTTTCAAGGATCTGCTGTAAGATGAATCCTGTAGTTCCACCTTCCACATCTTCGTCAATCACAACTAATCTGTTGGTCTTCTTCACACTTTCAGCAATCTCATGAGATAAATCGAAAGGAATTAATGACTGGATATCGATCACTTCTGCAGAAATTCCAAGTTTCTCCAACTCGTTGGCTGCTTCAGTTACAATTCTCCATGTAGATCCGTAAGTTACCAAAGTAACATCTTTTCCTTCTTTTGTCACTTCAATTTTACCTACAGGAACGGTGAATTCACCTAAGTTATCAGGTTGCTTTTCTTTTAATCTGTATCCGTTCAGACATTCTACGATAATTGCAGGCTCATCAGCCTGAAGCATTGTATTATAGAATCCGGCAGCTTTTGTCAGGTTTCTAGGAACCAATACCAGAATACCTTTTGAAAGGTTAAGGATTCCTGCCATCGGAGAACCAGAATGCCAGATTCCTTCCAGTCTGTGCCCTCTTGTTCTGATGATCAGAGGGGCTTTCTGCCCTCCTTTTGTTCTGTAATGAACGGTTGCCAAATCATCACTCATCCCCTGCAAACAGTAAAGAACATAGTCTAAATACTGGATTTCAGCGATAGGCTTCAAACCTCTCATTGCCATTCCAATTCCCTGTCCAAGGATGGTAGCTTCACGGATTCCTGTATCAGCAATACGCAATGCACCATATTTTTCCTGCATCCCTTCCAATCCCTGGTTTACGTCACCGATATTTCCGGTATCTTCCCCAAAGATCAATGTTTCAGGATATTTTTCAAAAATTTTGTCGAAATTGTTTCTGATCACTACTCTACCGTCCACCTCTTCTGAGCTGTCTGAGTAAACAGGTTTGATCTCTCTGATGTTTTCAGCTTTCCATTCAGACTGGGAATATAAGTGAGATGAATAGTTATCTTTTTCTATCGCAGCAACTTCGTTGTACTTCTGCATCAGTTGGTTTCTTTCTGCAGAGTTTGTTCCTCTTGTTGCCAGTAAAGCTTTTCTTACCAGATGGAAGATATCTTTTTTAGCTTTGGAAACTAATTTATTAAACTGAGTGATATATGCTTCCACTTCAGTATTTTCTCCTTTAAGGTTTTCTACTAAAGGTAAAATAGAATGGATCAGCTCTTTAATGGCATTCTGGTAGTTATCCCATGCAGCTTTCTGTCCTGATTTAGCCGCCTTTTTTGCTTCTTCATCAATAGCCTCCAGCTCTTCAGCGGTAGCAATTACTTCTTCTTTGCCATCAATTTCAATGGAATAATTTAAAATCCATTCTTTAAACTTGGCCAATCCGTCATATTCAGCTTCCCATGCCAGACGCTCTTCACTTTTATATCTTTCGTGAGATCCTGATGTAGAGTGCCCCTGAGGCTGGGTTACATCTACCACGTGCACTACTACCGGAACGCTTTCTGTTCTTGCAAAATGCTCAGCTTTAGCATAAGCATCCAGTAATGCAGGATAATCCCATGCTTTCACCTGAATAATCTCACATCCCTGCTTTTCTCCTTCTTTTCTCTGGAAACCGCTCAGCATTTCGCTGATATCCCCTTTTGCTCTCTGGTTTTTGGTAGGAACAGAAATTCCGTATCCGTCATCCCAGATAGAAACGATCATTGGAACCTGAAGCGCACATGCAGCATTCAGCGTTTCCCAGAAATGACCTTCTGCTGTAGAAGCATCACCAATGGTTCCGAAGGCAATTTCATTACCATCTTTAGAGAACTTCTCAGAACCTTCAAATTTTACATTTTTATAAATTGTAGAAGCCTGAGCCAGCCCTAATAATCTAGGCATCTGACCAGCCGTAGGAGAAATATCTGAAGAGATATTCTTCTGAGCTGTAAGATCTTTCCAGCTTCCGTCTTCATTTAAACTTCTTGTTGCGAAATGCCCGTTCATCTGTCTTCCTGCTGAAGCAGGCTCTCTTTCCACGCTTGTATCTGCATACATCTGTGCAAAGAAACTTTCTACGGTCAAAGCATCTATTGCTAATGCAAAAGTCTGGTCCCTGTAATATCCTGAACGGAAGTCCCCATTTCTGAAAACTTTCGCCATTGCCAGCTGAGGAAGCTCTTTACCATCCCCAAAAATTCCGAATTTAGCTTTTCCGGTGAGTACTTCTCTTCTTCCGAGATAAGACATTTCACGAGAGATCCTTCCTAACCTGTAGTCTCCAAGTATCTGATTTTTAAAATCTTGAAAGGATATTTGCTGTGTTTCAATATAGGTTGTTTGCATAGCTAAGTAAAAAAGTTTTTAATCTTCAAGTATTTTGCTAATATACAATTTTTAAATTAATTTTAATTTTTAATAATCTTTTTTAAAAATTTGATAATAAAAAAAATTGTGCTTTATTTTGAAAAAAATTGTAAAGATGGAGAAAAAGTCACCTCATATCCTGAATGCATCGAGCAATCTTTTAGGCTTTTCACTGATCATCATTACGTCATTGAAAATCGCTAAAATCAGCCACAATACGTATTTGGACGAATTTGCGGGCCTTGCCTGCATGCTTTTTGCCTGTAGCTGCTTCTTTTCGTTTCTGGCCATCAGAACAAAAAACGAAAAGCGGGAATACACGTTTGAGAGTATTGCGGATTATTTATTTTTAATCGCTTTATTTTGTATAGTCCTGGCAGTTATTATTGTAACTCTGAAAATAATTTAATTTAAAATTTCCGTTCCATTCCATAGTCCGGGATACTATATAAAGAAAGTGTTCTGTATACAATTTCAGTTTCCCGAAACCATATACAAAACACTCCCTGTTTTAATTACGCTGTAAAGGCAGAATTATATCTTCTGAACGGTCACATTGGTAACATTTCCACTTCCTGTAGAGCCTGTTTCTGTTGCAATAATGGTTGCATTTTGATTGGGAGCTGCGGTAAAACGGATCTGATATCCAGCTGTAGGAGCGACAACCACGGTTGTATAATTCATCAGTTCACCTACAGTTCCAGAAGCAGCAACTGCGTTATAATGGCTTCCTCTTCCCAGATAATTGGCATCCGGTACAGGTCTGATGCCGATCAGCAGCTGAGTATCTGCGGGCATATTGGTAAAACTGGCCTGTAACGTTACCAGATAATTCCCGGCCTGATTAAAGGTGAGTACTCCGGTTCCTGTATTATAAGAATAGAACGGAGAGGTTGCCAGCGGTGTAGCGAATAATAAAGTGGTAATGGTAGAAGAACTGATGTTCTGGTTAGCCGCCAAACGTGCATGAAACAGAGAATAAGCAGTAAAATCTATAGTCTTCAGGACTCCATTAGCATCCGCTACAACAACCCTGTCGGTCCCCCCAATACCTATATTCGAATTAATATTACGGATACGGGCGTTTCCAGAAGCCACATCCAGTTTTTCTGTGGGAGAAGTTGTACCTATCCCTACCTTGGCACCTGAAGTAACGCTAAAATCATTATCCTGCTGGGTTGCAGAAGGAATTCCTGTAGCAGGATTGTCTTTAGATCCGTCAATATGAAAAGTTGTCTGGGGATTTTGAGTACCTATTCCCACCTGTGCGTACGTAAGAAAGCTTGAACTGATAGCACACGCTATCATCATCGTTTTGATTTTTTTCATTATCTGTTGTTTTTTGTTACGACAAATAAACAAAAATTATATTGAAAATCAATGATTTATTAACAAGTACTTTATTTGAATTATGCAAAATATTAATTTACAGCAATTTATTGATATAAAAAAAGCCATATAATCACAACTCATTGAATTATTGAAAGATACGGATATTTTACCTACCACATTAAGGATCCGATATCCCATGCAGGTTTAAAGGAAATAAGAGAACAGAAAAGTCAGGATTGGCAGAAAAATGTTAAAATCAGAATTTTCTTTCAATAACATAATCCAGCATAATATGCAATGATTTTCTTGCTTCAGAATCCGGGAATTCATTCAGGATATCTTTTGCTTTCTGCTGAAAATCCTTCATGACTGTAATGGAATATTCCAGCCCGCCAGAACTTTTTACAAATTCGATCAGTTCTTTTACCCGTTTTGGATTGTTATTGTAGCGTTTAATGGTATCGAAATAATACTTTCTATCCTTTTCACCAGCTGTTTTAAGGGTATGAATCAAAGGCAGGGTCATTTTCTGTTCTTTAATATCAATTCCCACAGGCTTACCGATCACATTGGAACTTAAATAATCGAACAGGTCATCTTTGATCTGAAAAGCCATTCCGGTATATGTTCCGAAATCCATCATTTTCTTCGCCAGCGCTTCGTCTGTACTGTTGGAAAGGACTCCTATTTCACAACAGGCAGCAATCAGGGTAGCAGTTTTCTGACGGATGATCTCATAATACACCTCTTCCGTAATATCCAGTTTTCTGGCCTTTTCCAGCTGAAGAAGCTCTCCTTCAGACATTTCACGGATCGTTCTTGAAATCACCCCCAGTAGATCATAATCTTTATGGTCTGTAGACAGCAATACTGATTTCGACAGAAGATAATCTCCTACCAAAACAGCAATTTTGTTCTTCCACAAAGCATTGATAGAAAAGAAATTACGGCGTTTAAAACTTTCGTCCACCACATCATCATGTACCAGGGTGGCCGTATGGATCAGCTCGATCATCGAAGCACCACGATAGGTTTTCTCCGTCACATCACCCACCAGCTTGGCACAGAGAAAGACAAACATAGGACGCATCTGCTTCCCTTTGGTGGTCACAATAAAACGGGTTACTTTATCTAATAAAGGTACTTTACTCTGCATCGATTCATAAAACTTCTGTTCAAAAAGTTTCATTTCCTCGTTGATCGGTCGTTTAATCTCTTCTACTGTATTTGCCACAATCTGCGAATGCTGGGTGAATAATTATTAATTCTCACAAAGATAATTTTTTTCGCTCAATTTTAAGAGAAAATTAATCCTTGAGTTGATCTTTGGGGATAAAATAAAGTGAAGGTTTTACACTTCCCAACGGAGATCTGAATTTTTCCCCTGAAATATAAATTCCTGTTTCATCTACGGTAATTCCTTCGATCTGGCTTACAGACAAAGAACTTCCGAGATAATAATGCTTAGGAACTTCCTTAAAAAATATTCCCGGTTCTGTTTCTGTAAAAATATCTAAAAATACCTCTGTCTTTTTGGTATATCCTATCAGATACAGTTTTTTCTCAAAATAAGCGGCATCGGTGACCACAAAATTGGTTTTATAGGACTCTGCCTTTACGGCATCCTGTTTTTCATAGTTTTCGGGATCAATGATGTAGTGGGTTGTAGACCTTGCCGACCATTCTTTGGTGAAAAGGTGAATTTTCCCGTTGAGAATGATCATGGCCTCCGCATCAAAATCAGTCTTTAAATAGCCATCACCGAATACTTCCTGCTCCGGATACTGAAAAGAAATCTTCCTGATTGCGTTATTCTGTAAGCTGTCATTCTGAAAAGGTACTTTATAGATTTCAAGATCTTTTCTCTTTCCATCATTATTTCCGAAATCTCCTATATAAAAATGGGTTCCGTCATTGGCCAGGGCTTCCCAGTCTTTATTCCTGGCGTTAACCCTGAATGTATTTACAATTGCTCCAGATGTTTTGCTGATCTCAAACAATTCCGGATCATTTCCACTGTCATTGAAGGTATAGAGTTTACCATTCAGCATGCTCAGCCCGGAAGTTTCCCTGATCTTATCATCCAAATGACCGATTCTGTATTTTTTTATTTTCAGGAAATCAGTTTGTTGGGAGAATGCAGATGATGCTGTGATGAGCATAATGAGCAGAAGAAGTTTTTTCATGATACAAAAATAGGCGTTTATGTTTAAATGGAGGGCGGACATGATCCGGGTTATGGGGATTATTATAAGACAGAACTATCCTGAGGTTTATTAATAAAAGGGATAAAATAGAAAAACGGGCCAAATAGCCCGCTTTTCCCTGAGATTTCTATTGATATTAAACAGAAGTTAAGCAGTTTTCTGCTTTTCCTGAGTTTGCTGTTGTTCTTTTTTCTTTTCCTGTCTGGCAAAGTATTCTTTCTGGTATTGTCTTACCGTTTTTCCGGTTCCGTCATGCCTCCATCCCGGAGAGTTGAAGATATAATTAATCCTGTCTGTGAATTTCAGCCCCGGCTGCTTCAGGTCTTTCCAGATCTTTCTCCATTCATAGAAAAGAACGGTATCGGGTCTGTTGTCCGGCATTTTCGGGTAAATTCCATATTTTACCGGCACATCAGGATCTTCTTTCTGAAAGGTTCCGAAAATTTTATCCCAGATGATCAGGCACATCCCCATATTCTTATCCAGGTATTTCACATTACATGCATGATGTACACGATGGTGGGAAGGAGTTACCAGGATATGTTCCAGGAATCCCATACTCTTCACGGTCTGTGTATGCACCCATGTTCCGTATACCTGCCCGATAGCGTAAGCTACCATGATATGCCATGGATTAAAGCCTAAAAATGCTAATGGTGAAAAATATAAATATCTGTAAAGCGGCTGCAGTACAGGACTTCTGAATCCCGTGGTGAGGTTGAAATATTCTGAACTATGGTGTGTGATATGAACTGCCCAGAATGCCCTGGATCTGTGGTCTACATAATGGAGAACGTAATAGGCAAAATCTGTAATCACAAAACAGGCCAGCAAATACCAGATGCTGAGATCCCATGAAAAAATTCTGTGGCTGTAAAAGAAAAACATCACCCCCATAGCGAATGCTTTCATGATGAGGTCAAGACCGAAATTCATCAGTGCCAGATAAACATTGGTAGCAAGATCTTTTCCGCTATACAGCTTGGCTTCTGAAACGTGGCTGTAAATCATTTCAGCTAAAATCACAGTGGCATGCAACGGAATAGCCCAGGCATACACATGTTCCAGCCCGTCCTCGCTCATAATAAAATCCATCATCACTAAATAATTTATGCAAAGGTAGGGTTTTAAGCGATGCTTTAACGGGAATTTAAGTTTTTTTTAAGGAAATTTTAATCCGCTGTTTTGTTGGCCAACTGCCCGCAGGCAGCGTCAATATCACCTCCACGGCTTCTTCTGACCATCACAGTAATTCCTGCATTTTCAAGCTGACGGATATAGTTTTCTTCCGCCTGTTTGTTGCACTGGTCGTATTTTCCGTCCCCGATCGGATTGTATTGAATAAGGTTAACTTTAGAAGGTACCTGTTTGCAGTATTTTATCAGAGCTTTAATGTCCTCATCCCCATCATTGATCCCTTTCCAGACACAGTATTCGAAAGTAATCACAGAACCGGTTTTCTGATACCAGTACTGAAGGGCTTCCATAATATCCGTTAACGGAAATTTGTCAGAGAAAGGCATGATCTCATTACGCTTGGATTCTATGGCAGAATGAAGGGACAGTGCCAGTTTCACACGCAGCTCATCATCTGCAAGCATTTTGATCATTTTAGGAATACCTGATGTAGAAACAGTAATTCTTCTTGGAGACATTCCCAATCCTTCCGGCTGGGTGATCTTCCTGATGGCTTCCACTACATTTTTGTAGTTCATCATCGGCTCTCCCATTCCCATGAATACGATATTGGAAAGAGGTCTGTCAAAATACATGCGGCTTTGGCTGTCAATGAGGGCTACCTGGTCTACAATTTCCGCTACTTCAAGGTTTCTCATCCTTTTCAGTTTTGCGGTAGCACAGAATTCGCAGTTCAATGAGCAGCCTACCTGTGAAGAAACACAGGCTGTGGTTCTTGTTTCTGTTGGAATAAGAACAGATTCCACCAGTAATCCGTCGTGAAGTTTCACTCCGTTTTTGATGGTTCCGTCGGTACTTTTCTGAAGCAGGTCTACGGAAACAGGATTAATGGTATATTCTTCGGAAATTTTTTCACGAAGGGTTTTCGAAAGATTCGTCATTTCATCGATCGAATGGAGGTTTTTACTCCATAGCCAGTCATAGACCTGTTTCGCACGAAACGGCTTTTCTCCTAAAGATACAAAGTAGTCTTTAAGCTGATCTAGTGATAATGTACGGATGTCTTTCATTGTAAGGTTGCAGATTTTAGGTTTCAGGTCGCAGGTAAGTACTCCCTGCAACCTTTTCCCTAATATCTTTTTTATAAAATTAACATTGCATCACCGTAAGAATAGAATTTATACTTTTCTTTTACGGCTTCTTCATAAGCATGCATTACGAAATCTCTTCCGGCAAATGCAGCAATCATCATGATCAGTGTAGACTTCGGTGTGTGGAAGTTCGTGATCATTGAGTTAGCAACTCCGAAATCGTGAGGCGGATAAATGAATTTATTGGTCCAGCCATTGAAAGCAGAGATTTTTTTGTTAGAAGAAACAGAAGTTTCCAGCGCTCTCATTGTAGTAGTTCCTACAGCACAAACTCTTCTGTGGGCATCTACTGCCTTGTTGATGATCGCAGCGTTTTTCTCATCGATGATGATCTCCTCAGATTCCATTTTGTGCTTGGACAGATCTTCCACCTCAATCGGGTTGAAAGTTCCCAATCCTACGTGAAGGGTAACTTCAGCAAAATTGATTCCTTTGATCTCTAATCTCTTCATCAGATGCTTAGAGAAGTGAAGACCTGCTGTAGGTGCAGCAACTGCTCCTTCCACTTTTGCATAGATCGTCTGATATCTTTCTGCATCTTCCGGTTCTACAGCTCTTTTGATATATTTTGGAAGCGGAGTTTCTCCCAGTTCTTTTAATTTCGTTCTGAATTCTTCATAAGAACCGTCGAATAAGAATCTTAATGTTCTACCTCTTGAAGTCGTATTGTCAATAACCTCAGCGACTAAAGACTCATCTTCCGTGAAGAATAATTTGTTACCAATTCTGATTTTTCTTGCAGGATCTACCAAAACATCCCAAACTCTGGTTTCTTTATCAAGTTCTCTCAATAAGAAAACTTCAATTTTAGCTCCGGTTTTTTCTTTGTTTCCGTAAAGACGTGCAGGGAAAACCTTAGTATTGTTGAAGATAAACAAATCCTCTTCATCAAAATAATCCACTACATCTTTGAATAATTTGTGCTCGATAGTCTGTGTTTTTCTATCAAGTACCATTAGTCTCGCTTCGTCTCTGTGCTCTGATGGGTGTTCTGCCAATAATTCCGCAGGAAGATCAAAATTAAAATCTGATGTTTTCATTTTTTAAATTACGGTTTAAAAATTACTGAAATTACAAGGTGTAATTTTCGGAGTGCAAATATACGACATTGAACACCCCTTTGTCAAGTATTATTTACAATCAAATATAAAACCGTGAATTTACGGGGGAGTTTCAAGGCATAAAAAGAGTATTTTTGAAAAAATTAAATTCAATATGGAGCCTGTAAGTACAATATACTTCATTGATAATCCGTATCCTGACGGTCATACCATTGAAACTTTCAGCTGGAGCGGGCGGATTGATGAATATGGATTTATCTGGTTTGATTTTCATTTAAAAACTGAAAATTATTATGCCAATGATGACGAAAACATCGAGGAGGAAGACGAAAATCTGTCAGATTGGGACTCCAAAATCGTATGGAGAAATTATCATGCCTGTACACTTTCTTCCCATTATTGGGGAGAACAGAGAGGAA
It encodes the following:
- a CDS encoding alpha-ketoacid dehydrogenase subunit alpha/beta encodes the protein MQTTYIETQQISFQDFKNQILGDYRLGRISREMSYLGRREVLTGKAKFGIFGDGKELPQLAMAKVFRNGDFRSGYYRDQTFALAIDALTVESFFAQMYADTSVEREPASAGRQMNGHFATRSLNEDGSWKDLTAQKNISSDISPTAGQMPRLLGLAQASTIYKNVKFEGSEKFSKDGNEIAFGTIGDASTAEGHFWETLNAACALQVPMIVSIWDDGYGISVPTKNQRAKGDISEMLSGFQRKEGEKQGCEIIQVKAWDYPALLDAYAKAEHFARTESVPVVVHVVDVTQPQGHSTSGSHERYKSEERLAWEAEYDGLAKFKEWILNYSIEIDGKEEVIATAEELEAIDEEAKKAAKSGQKAAWDNYQNAIKELIHSILPLVENLKGENTEVEAYITQFNKLVSKAKKDIFHLVRKALLATRGTNSAERNQLMQKYNEVAAIEKDNYSSHLYSQSEWKAENIREIKPVYSDSSEEVDGRVVIRNNFDKIFEKYPETLIFGEDTGNIGDVNQGLEGMQEKYGALRIADTGIREATILGQGIGMAMRGLKPIAEIQYLDYVLYCLQGMSDDLATVHYRTKGGQKAPLIIRTRGHRLEGIWHSGSPMAGILNLSKGILVLVPRNLTKAAGFYNTMLQADEPAIIVECLNGYRLKEKQPDNLGEFTVPVGKIEVTKEGKDVTLVTYGSTWRIVTEAANELEKLGISAEVIDIQSLIPFDLSHEIAESVKKTNRLVVIDEDVEGGTTGFILQQILEKQKAFRYLDSDPLTIAANDHRPAYASDGDYFSKPSADDMVEKIYAMFNETNPQKYPAIF
- a CDS encoding polyprenyl synthetase family protein translates to MANTVEEIKRPINEEMKLFEQKFYESMQSKVPLLDKVTRFIVTTKGKQMRPMFVFLCAKLVGDVTEKTYRGASMIELIHTATLVHDDVVDESFKRRNFFSINALWKNKIAVLVGDYLLSKSVLLSTDHKDYDLLGVISRTIREMSEGELLQLEKARKLDITEEVYYEIIRQKTATLIAACCEIGVLSNSTDEALAKKMMDFGTYTGMAFQIKDDLFDYLSSNVIGKPVGIDIKEQKMTLPLIHTLKTAGEKDRKYYFDTIKRYNNNPKRVKELIEFVKSSGGLEYSITVMKDFQQKAKDILNEFPDSEARKSLHIMLDYVIERKF
- a CDS encoding sterol desaturase family protein; this encodes MMDFIMSEDGLEHVYAWAIPLHATVILAEMIYSHVSEAKLYSGKDLATNVYLALMNFGLDLIMKAFAMGVMFFFYSHRIFSWDLSIWYLLACFVITDFAYYVLHYVDHRSRAFWAVHITHHSSEYFNLTTGFRSPVLQPLYRYLYFSPLAFLGFNPWHIMVAYAIGQVYGTWVHTQTVKSMGFLEHILVTPSHHRVHHACNVKYLDKNMGMCLIIWDKIFGTFQKEDPDVPVKYGIYPKMPDNRPDTVLFYEWRKIWKDLKQPGLKFTDRINYIFNSPGWRHDGTGKTVRQYQKEYFARQEKKKEQQQTQEKQKTA
- the rlmN gene encoding 23S rRNA (adenine(2503)-C(2))-methyltransferase RlmN — protein: MKDIRTLSLDQLKDYFVSLGEKPFRAKQVYDWLWSKNLHSIDEMTNLSKTLREKISEEYTINPVSVDLLQKSTDGTIKNGVKLHDGLLVESVLIPTETRTTACVSSQVGCSLNCEFCATAKLKRMRNLEVAEIVDQVALIDSQSRMYFDRPLSNIVFMGMGEPMMNYKNVVEAIRKITQPEGLGMSPRRITVSTSGIPKMIKMLADDELRVKLALSLHSAIESKRNEIMPFSDKFPLTDIMEALQYWYQKTGSVITFEYCVWKGINDGDEDIKALIKYCKQVPSKVNLIQYNPIGDGKYDQCNKQAEENYIRQLENAGITVMVRRSRGGDIDAACGQLANKTAD
- the queA gene encoding tRNA preQ1(34) S-adenosylmethionine ribosyltransferase-isomerase QueA: MKTSDFNFDLPAELLAEHPSEHRDEARLMVLDRKTQTIEHKLFKDVVDYFDEEDLFIFNNTKVFPARLYGNKEKTGAKIEVFLLRELDKETRVWDVLVDPARKIRIGNKLFFTEDESLVAEVIDNTTSRGRTLRFLFDGSYEEFRTKLKELGETPLPKYIKRAVEPEDAERYQTIYAKVEGAVAAPTAGLHFSKHLMKRLEIKGINFAEVTLHVGLGTFNPIEVEDLSKHKMESEEIIIDEKNAAIINKAVDAHRRVCAVGTTTMRALETSVSSNKKISAFNGWTNKFIYPPHDFGVANSMITNFHTPKSTLIMMIAAFAGRDFVMHAYEEAVKEKYKFYSYGDAMLIL